In Mycobacterium sp. JS623, one genomic interval encodes:
- a CDS encoding SDR family NAD(P)-dependent oxidoreductase: protein MARLDGKVAVITGGSSGIGLASAQRFVDEGAYVFITGRRQTELDKAKALIGEGVTTVAVDSTKSADLERLFATVLAEKGGLDILLVNSGRVEPEELGKVTEENFDLTFDLNARGALFTVQKALPLVREGGSVVLVGSVAGYVGITGYSTYSATKAALRSYVRTWTREFNDRGVRFNTLSPGPIDTPIMDGQASSPEEADQIRATFAAAIPLKRMGRPEEIAAAALFLASDDSSFVAGAELSVDGGFAQV, encoded by the coding sequence ATGGCACGACTGGATGGCAAGGTCGCCGTGATCACCGGCGGCAGCAGCGGTATCGGGCTGGCGAGCGCGCAGAGATTCGTTGACGAAGGCGCCTATGTCTTCATCACCGGGCGCCGGCAAACCGAATTGGACAAGGCCAAGGCGCTGATCGGAGAGGGCGTGACCACGGTCGCCGTCGACAGCACGAAAAGTGCAGACTTGGAGCGGCTGTTCGCGACGGTCCTGGCGGAAAAGGGTGGGCTGGACATCCTGCTGGTGAACTCGGGCCGGGTGGAGCCTGAGGAACTGGGCAAGGTCACCGAGGAGAACTTCGACCTGACCTTCGACCTCAACGCCCGGGGAGCCCTGTTCACGGTGCAGAAGGCGCTGCCTTTGGTGCGTGAGGGCGGCTCCGTCGTTCTGGTCGGCTCGGTGGCCGGTTACGTCGGGATTACTGGTTACAGCACCTACAGCGCCACCAAGGCCGCCCTGCGCTCCTACGTGCGGACGTGGACCCGGGAGTTCAACGACCGTGGTGTCCGGTTCAACACATTGAGCCCGGGCCCGATCGATACCCCCATCATGGACGGCCAGGCGAGCTCCCCGGAGGAAGCCGACCAGATCCGGGCGACGTTCGCCGCGGCGATACCACTGAAGCGGATGGGCCGCCCTGAAGAGATCGCGGCAGCCGCGTTGTTCTTGGCCTCTGACGACAGCAGCTTCGTGGCCGGCGCCGAGCTGAGCGTCGACGGCGGCTTTGCCCAGGTCTGA
- a CDS encoding nitroreductase family deazaflavin-dependent oxidoreductase produces MNADCDTGSGVDGQYVPSQSERVRAQVADYEASGGVAGATLEGRPVVILTSVGAKSGKVHKNPVMRIVHGDRYVAVASAGGSPTNPSWYANLVAHPTVRLQDGASVREFQAREVTGKEKRYYWTVAERFWPHFPQYRRLAGDRDIPIMALEPIALTQAGATVGQQT; encoded by the coding sequence TTGAACGCCGACTGCGACACCGGAAGCGGCGTTGATGGGCAGTACGTACCCAGCCAGTCGGAAAGGGTCCGTGCGCAGGTGGCCGACTACGAGGCGAGCGGCGGCGTCGCGGGCGCAACGCTGGAAGGACGCCCTGTGGTGATCCTGACGTCGGTGGGTGCGAAATCGGGCAAGGTTCACAAGAACCCGGTGATGCGCATCGTCCACGGTGACCGGTACGTCGCGGTGGCATCAGCGGGCGGGTCACCCACCAACCCGTCGTGGTATGCCAATCTCGTTGCCCACCCCACGGTTCGACTTCAGGACGGTGCGAGTGTTCGGGAGTTTCAGGCCCGTGAGGTCACCGGCAAAGAGAAGCGATACTACTGGACGGTCGCCGAGCGGTTCTGGCCGCACTTTCCCCAATACCGACGGCTAGCAGGTGACCGCGACATCCCGATCATGGCGCTCGAGCCAATTGCACTCACACAAGCCGGCGCGACGGTCGGCCAGCAGACTTGA
- a CDS encoding LLM class flavin-dependent oxidoreductase: MKISAQFATSLSSAEHIVAAEQLGYDRAWLFDTPHESPDVWMMLALAAERTTRIGLGPGVLVPSLRHPMVNASATAALEALAPGRVAVAFGTGFAGARALGAAPTTWSYLRDYVAAFRALLAGATVAWQGDRMQMMHPGGHGPERPVDVPILISALGPKGLAIAEELADGLFTVNGQTAFAAQFEWAALGVHGTVLADGEPLDSPRVQAAAGPGNALAYHAAYEFGGDVTALPGGEAWLDTINATPPRDRHFAVHDQHLIALNRADTAAWTAGSWKAISTTTLTGTAHDVGRRITQLSAQHITEIIYQPTGPDIGGELEAFHAAARTTVVPAAQDD; encoded by the coding sequence GTGAAGATCTCGGCCCAGTTTGCGACCTCGTTGAGCTCAGCTGAGCACATTGTGGCCGCCGAACAGCTCGGTTACGACCGAGCGTGGTTGTTCGACACACCGCACGAAAGCCCCGATGTGTGGATGATGCTGGCGCTGGCGGCCGAACGCACCACCAGGATCGGCTTGGGCCCCGGTGTGCTCGTGCCCAGCCTGCGCCACCCCATGGTGAACGCCTCAGCCACCGCAGCACTGGAGGCGCTGGCGCCGGGCCGGGTCGCGGTCGCGTTTGGCACCGGCTTCGCCGGCGCCCGCGCGCTGGGCGCCGCCCCGACCACATGGTCATATCTGCGCGACTATGTAGCCGCGTTCCGCGCTCTGCTCGCGGGTGCGACCGTCGCCTGGCAAGGCGACCGCATGCAGATGATGCACCCCGGCGGGCATGGACCCGAGCGCCCCGTCGACGTGCCGATCCTGATCTCGGCGCTGGGCCCCAAGGGGCTCGCCATCGCCGAAGAGCTGGCCGACGGTCTGTTCACGGTCAACGGCCAGACGGCCTTCGCCGCGCAGTTCGAGTGGGCCGCGCTTGGCGTACACGGCACCGTGCTCGCCGACGGTGAGCCCCTGGACTCGCCGCGGGTGCAGGCGGCGGCGGGGCCCGGAAACGCCTTGGCCTACCACGCCGCCTATGAATTCGGCGGCGACGTCACCGCACTGCCCGGCGGCGAGGCGTGGCTTGACACCATCAACGCCACCCCACCGCGGGATCGCCACTTCGCTGTGCACGACCAGCATCTCATCGCCCTCAACCGCGCCGACACCGCCGCCTGGACAGCCGGCAGCTGGAAGGCCATCTCCACGACAACCCTCACCGGCACCGCGCACGACGTCGGCCGCCGAATCACACAGCTCTCCGCGCAACACATCACCGAGATCA
- a CDS encoding TetR/AcrR family transcriptional regulator, which produces MATKTAERPSARERLLAAADELFYRDGVHSTGIDAVIEKAGVAKGSLYYIFGGKDELVAAYLRGRHERFRQQVENAQSGIDDPADKILALFDALADYVSLPEFRGCPFDSAAAEAPTGQCQVLAIKEYRDWLHQSVLQLAADTGVPDSQALAEALIVLYNGALATANTGPPSRAAAMTAKRLARLTLAAAKASSSV; this is translated from the coding sequence GTGGCGACGAAGACAGCAGAACGGCCATCGGCGCGCGAGCGACTGCTCGCCGCGGCCGACGAGCTGTTCTACCGCGACGGCGTGCATTCCACCGGAATCGACGCCGTCATCGAGAAGGCGGGAGTCGCAAAAGGCTCCCTGTACTACATTTTCGGCGGGAAGGACGAGCTGGTCGCCGCCTACCTCCGTGGGCGCCACGAACGATTCCGCCAGCAGGTCGAAAACGCCCAGTCCGGTATCGACGATCCGGCCGACAAAATCCTGGCACTCTTCGATGCGCTCGCTGATTACGTATCGCTTCCGGAGTTCCGGGGCTGCCCCTTCGACAGCGCGGCAGCCGAAGCGCCGACAGGGCAGTGCCAGGTGCTGGCGATCAAGGAGTACCGCGATTGGTTGCATCAGTCCGTACTCCAACTCGCCGCAGACACAGGAGTGCCCGACTCCCAGGCGCTGGCCGAAGCCCTCATCGTCCTGTACAACGGGGCGCTGGCGACGGCAAACACGGGACCGCCCTCGCGCGCCGCCGCGATGACAGCTAAACGTCTTGCGCGGCTCACCCTCGCAGCGGCGAAAGCCTCGAGCTCAGTCTGA
- a CDS encoding nuclear transport factor 2 family protein → MATAVEDRNRAFVLEAFDTLFNRRDYAGAQRFWSPDYVQHSAHIAPGREGLFELVKASPPDMRYENGLVVAGGDYVMLHGRFRNVGQPADWIVADVVRIENGLLAEHWDVIQDEATHDESISGLPMFGAAFPTRA, encoded by the coding sequence ATGGCCACAGCAGTAGAGGATCGGAACCGTGCGTTCGTCCTGGAAGCGTTCGACACGTTGTTCAACCGGCGTGATTACGCGGGCGCACAGAGGTTTTGGTCGCCCGACTACGTCCAGCACAGCGCCCACATCGCGCCGGGGCGTGAGGGCTTGTTCGAGCTCGTGAAGGCCTCGCCGCCTGATATGCGTTACGAGAACGGGCTTGTCGTCGCGGGCGGTGACTACGTGATGTTGCACGGCCGGTTCCGCAACGTCGGGCAGCCCGCCGATTGGATCGTGGCCGACGTCGTCCGGATCGAAAACGGTCTTCTCGCTGAGCACTGGGATGTCATCCAAGACGAGGCAACCCACGATGAGTCCATCAGCGGGCTGCCCATGTTCGGCGCCGCTTTCCCGACGCGGGCCTGA
- a CDS encoding DUF427 domain-containing protein encodes MTAVSPTPDRDYPQLLGERGLIEPAPRRVRGYFDKTLVFDTVRAHYVWEIAYYPQYYIPTSHVRMEHLHDENHVQKLQFGSSRLYSLTSAERTWPSAARVYDSGPVAGSVRFEWDALEWFEEDEPLILHPRNPYVRVDSLRSHRHIRVELDGMVLAETHSPVLLFETGLPTRFYIDRTDVELSHLEPSKTESVCPYKGITSAYWTFRSGDAVHPDIAWAYDYPLREVAPIAGMIAFYNEKLDIFVDGALLSRPHTIFT; translated from the coding sequence ATGACTGCAGTGTCACCGACCCCCGATCGGGACTACCCCCAGCTGCTTGGCGAACGAGGCCTCATCGAGCCTGCACCGCGCCGGGTACGAGGCTATTTCGACAAGACACTCGTATTCGACACCGTCCGCGCCCATTACGTTTGGGAGATCGCGTACTACCCGCAGTACTACATCCCGACATCCCACGTGCGCATGGAGCACTTGCACGACGAAAACCACGTCCAGAAGCTGCAATTCGGTTCGTCGCGGCTGTACTCGCTGACATCGGCCGAACGCACCTGGCCCTCTGCCGCCCGTGTCTACGATTCCGGTCCGGTCGCGGGCAGCGTGCGGTTCGAATGGGATGCACTTGAGTGGTTCGAAGAGGACGAACCCCTCATCCTTCATCCGCGCAACCCGTACGTGCGTGTCGACTCACTCCGCTCCCACCGCCACATCAGGGTCGAGCTCGACGGCATGGTACTGGCCGAGACACACAGCCCAGTCTTGCTGTTCGAAACAGGTCTGCCGACTCGCTTTTACATCGACCGCACCGACGTCGAGTTATCGCACTTGGAGCCGAGCAAGACCGAATCCGTATGCCCCTACAAGGGAATCACCTCGGCCTACTGGACGTTCAGGAGCGGCGACGCCGTGCATCCGGACATCGCCTGGGCCTACGACTACCCGCTGCGCGAAGTCGCACCCATCGCCGGGATGATCGCTTTCTACAACGAGAAGCTCGACATCTTCGTCGACGGCGCGTTGTTGTCTCGCCCTCACACCATCTTCACGTAG